A window of Syntrophorhabdaceae bacterium contains these coding sequences:
- a CDS encoding methyltransferase domain-containing protein, with amino-acid sequence METRIARVRQSRAKKVTEHVVRGRNRNLREARISEFTEYADGSGYAEGLLKILKIEPEWTVLDVACAGGTLAIPLASRVKSVTAMDHSREMLDLLEERCAERSIKNISPVRGWWDDNWSALKIGVHDVAIASRSLGSHDLLDSVMKLNRVARKQVYISQCVGDGPFDRRIYEATGRKLEMGPSYTHIYYNLLYQHMGILANIAFVREDYANDWASHEEAVEAQKWMFQDLTEAEEDKLRAFMKEHLLRVDGRWRLPYEMQCNWAIMWWEKE; translated from the coding sequence ATGGAAACGAGAATAGCAAGAGTCAGGCAGTCCAGGGCGAAGAAGGTGACGGAGCATGTCGTAAGAGGACGTAACCGTAATCTCCGGGAAGCACGGATCTCGGAGTTCACGGAGTATGCGGACGGCTCGGGTTATGCCGAGGGCCTCCTCAAGATATTAAAAATCGAGCCTGAGTGGACCGTGCTCGACGTGGCATGTGCGGGCGGGACTCTGGCGATCCCTCTCGCATCGAGAGTGAAGAGCGTCACGGCAATGGACCACTCGAGGGAGATGCTCGATCTCCTGGAAGAGCGTTGCGCCGAGAGGAGTATAAAGAATATTTCTCCTGTCAGGGGGTGGTGGGACGACAACTGGTCTGCCCTCAAGATCGGGGTCCATGACGTGGCCATTGCTTCACGGTCCCTCGGTTCCCATGATCTTCTGGATTCGGTGATGAAGCTGAACAGGGTTGCCAGAAAGCAGGTCTATATTTCGCAATGTGTCGGAGACGGTCCCTTCGACCGCAGGATCTATGAGGCGACCGGCCGAAAGCTCGAGATGGGTCCCAGCTATACCCATATCTACTATAACCTCCTTTATCAGCACATGGGCATCCTCGCCAATATCGCCTTCGTCCGCGAAGACTATGCCAATGACTGGGCGAGCCACGAGGAAGCGGTCGAGGCCCAGAAGTGGATGTTTCAGGACCTGACCGAGGCGGAAGAGGACAAACTGAGGGCCTTCATGAAAGAACACCTCCTAAGGGTGGACGGAAGATGGAGGCTGCCTTATGAGATGCAGTGCAACTGGGCCATAATGTGGTGGGAGAAAGAGTAG
- the modA gene encoding molybdate ABC transporter substrate-binding protein produces the protein MGGLKSFSLFFLGFILLFTSCVGAEEINLSVAASLREAVSALAGGFEKKNPGIRFQSNFGGSGTLAKQVENGAPCDLFFSANTEWVDFLKEKGLVDGKNVFLFAFNELVFVAGPESGVKNIKDVVKLERILPSGARKAFLPVNMPWKPLKKPAFTGSSKGSWSWHGT, from the coding sequence ATGGGAGGTTTGAAAAGCTTTTCCCTTTTCTTTTTGGGGTTTATCTTACTCTTCACCTCATGTGTCGGGGCGGAAGAGATCAACCTTTCCGTCGCCGCAAGCCTGAGAGAGGCGGTGAGCGCTCTTGCCGGCGGGTTCGAAAAGAAGAACCCCGGTATCAGGTTTCAGAGCAATTTCGGCGGCTCCGGCACATTGGCGAAGCAGGTGGAGAACGGCGCGCCATGCGATCTTTTCTTCTCTGCAAATACGGAGTGGGTCGATTTTTTGAAAGAGAAGGGACTGGTTGACGGAAAGAACGTGTTTCTCTTCGCCTTCAATGAGCTCGTCTTCGTGGCTGGGCCGGAGTCCGGGGTAAAAAATATAAAGGATGTGGTGAAGCTGGAGAGGATTTTGCCATCGGGAGCCCGAAAAGCGTTCCTGCCGGTCAATATGCCGTGGAAGCCCTTAAAAAAGCCGGCATTTACGGGCAGCTCGAAGGGAAGCTGGTCATGGCACGGGACGTGA
- the modA gene encoding molybdate ABC transporter substrate-binding protein: MEALKKAGIYGQLEGKLVMARDVRESLMYADRGEVSGAFVYRTDAEQMAKHVKILFAVPQALYPRVTYPVALTSKGARKTGGRAFYAFLRSPEAKTVLTQHGFMVK; encoded by the coding sequence GTGGAAGCCCTTAAAAAAGCCGGCATTTACGGGCAGCTCGAAGGGAAGCTGGTCATGGCACGGGACGTGAGGGAATCACTCATGTACGCCGACAGGGGAGAAGTGAGCGGCGCCTTCGTCTACAGGACCGATGCGGAGCAGATGGCGAAACACGTGAAGATTCTCTTTGCCGTTCCCCAGGCGCTCTACCCCCGGGTCACCTATCCTGTCGCGCTTACTTCGAAGGGTGCGAGGAAAACCGGTGGGCGGGCTTTTTATGCCTTTCTCCGGTCGCCCGAAGCAAAAACAGTCCTGACCCAGCACGGGTTTATGGTAAAATAA
- a CDS encoding Slp family lipoprotein has translation MKKCLLLTTAVLMLLSCSVIRKDLMSEGIRKFSFLEVMKDPGRYEGKLFILGGKIASVKLTERGSLIEAVYVPVDWTGELEGVPQPTTRFLALYPKDRGMLDPVIYKKDREITLAAFFRGIEEGKIDDMKYTFPSFVAEQVYLWEETPSVLYAPYYPWGSSYYRYPGGYWRR, from the coding sequence GTGAAAAAATGTCTCCTCCTCACCACGGCAGTTCTTATGCTCTTGTCGTGCTCGGTCATCCGCAAGGATCTCATGAGCGAAGGCATAAGGAAATTTTCCTTTCTTGAAGTAATGAAAGACCCCGGCCGATATGAGGGGAAACTTTTCATTCTCGGCGGTAAAATCGCTTCGGTGAAGCTGACCGAAAGAGGCTCCCTGATAGAGGCAGTCTATGTGCCCGTAGACTGGACCGGTGAACTGGAGGGGGTACCCCAGCCCACGACGAGGTTTCTCGCCCTCTACCCCAAAGACAGGGGCATGCTCGATCCGGTAATCTATAAAAAGGACAGGGAGATCACCCTCGCGGCCTTCTTCCGGGGAATCGAAGAGGGGAAAATCGACGATATGAAATACACCTTTCCCTCTTTCGTGGCGGAACAGGTATATCTCTGGGAGGAGACCCCTTCGGTGCTTTACGCGCCCTACTATCCCTGGGGTTCATCTTATTACCGCTATCCCGGGGGATATTGGCGGCGTTGA